In a genomic window of Thunnus thynnus chromosome 16, fThuThy2.1, whole genome shotgun sequence:
- the hhipl1 gene encoding HHIP-like protein 1 has protein sequence MRRYYGKVPGRLWLSPIGSLYFWVFCISPVMLHPQCLDFKPPFRPLRELEFCVMYKEFGCCDYQKDQELMTKYYRIMDNFDYHGYANCAGYVLELLCQECSPYAAHLFDAEDPSTPVRTIPGLCPDYCSQFWKKCSSTIPFLSDDPHIDRVREDQTRLCQYLELEDVDYCYPHLLTNQKLTKSLGRVQSDSDGCLQLCLEEVANGLRNPLAMVYANDGTHRFFVAEQVGLVWTYLPDRSRLERPFLNITKVVLTSSWEGDERGFLGLTFHPKYKYNGKLYVYYSVEVGFDERIRISEFHVSANDMNVVDHGSERVILEIDEPASNHNGGQLLFADDGYLYIFTGDGGMAGDPFGKYGNAQNKSALLGKVLRIDVDDNERGPLYRIPPDNPFIHERGARPEVYAYGVRNMWRCSVDRGDPQNKEGKGRIFCGDVGQNKFEEIDIIEKGRNYGWRAKEGFSCYDKKLCANSSLDDVLPIYAYPHKMGKSVTGGYVYRGCEYPNLNGMYIFGDFMSGRLMSLQEDRNTGQWKYNEICMGLGLTCAFPGLINNYHQYIISFAEDEAGELYFMSTGIPSATSPSGVVYKVVDPSRRAPPRQCHYDPLPVRVKSNLIEFVPQETLIGVELPSKHNAEPQPTDSYDWLQELIDRLGELGPDPTTALPTTTTTKPPRHSRRKSRRRKGKPRAEIVPELQNGAIRLVGDEQGSSDRGRVEIYVNGEWGTVCDDLWTTKNAMVVCRQLGFRYALKAAKNSEFGEGKDLRILLDDVQCDGTESSLLDCRHAGVGTHNCAHYEDAGVICGNSDYVVGV, from the exons ATGCGGCGATATTATGGCAAAGTCCCGGGTCGGCTGTGGCTTTCGCCGATTGGCAGCTTATATTTTTGGGTATTCTGTATCTCACCTGTAATGCTACACCCGCAGTGTTTGGATTTTAAGCCGCCCTTCCGACCGCTGAGGGAGCTGGAGTTTTGTGTAATGTACAAGGAGTTTGGCTGCTGTGATTATCAGAAAGACCAGGAGCTGATGACAAAATACTATCGGATTATGGATAATTTTGATTATCATGGTTATGCCAACTGTGCTGGGTACGTGTTGGAGCTGCTTTGCCAG GAATGCTCACCCTATGCAGCTCACCTCTTTGATGCAGAGGACCCCAGCACCCCGGTCCGGACGATCCCTGGCCTTTGTCCTGACTACTGCTCCCAGTTTTGGAAAAAGTGTAGCTCCACCATCCCTTTCCTGTCTGATGACCCACACATAGACAGAGTCAGAGAAGACCAGACACGTCTCTGTCAGTACCTGGAACTAGAGGACGTGGACTACTGCTACCCACACCTCCTCACGAACCAGAAGCTCACAAAGAGCTTGGGCCGGGTCCAGTCGGATTCAGATGGCTGTCTGCAGCTGTGTCTGGAAGAAGTGGCCAACGGGCTGCGTAACCCACTTGCCATGGTGTATGCCAATGACGGGACACACCGGTTCTTTGTGGCGGAACAGGTGGGCTTGGTGTGGACGTACCTCCCTGACCGGTCCAGACTGGAGAGACCGTTCTTGAACATTACCAAGGTGGTGTTAACATCATCATGGGAAGGGGACGAGAGAGGCTTTCTGGGACTGACCTTTCACCCCAAGTACAAGTACAATGGGAAGCTGTACGTGTATTACTCAGTGGAGGTGGGTTTTGATGAGAGGATCAGGATCAGTGAATTCCATGTGTCAGCCAACGACATGAATGTGGTGGATCATGGATCTGAGCG GGTTATTCTGGAGATCGACGAACCTGCATCCAACCACAATGGAGGGCAGCTGTTATTTGCTGATGATGGCTACTTGTACATTTTCACAGGGGATGGTGGAATGGCGGGAGACCCGTTTGGGAAATATGGGAATGCCCAGAACAA GTCAGCTCTTTTGGGTAAAGTTCTTCGCATAGATGTGGATGACAATGAGAGAGGCCCGTTGTACAGAATCCCTCCAGATAACCCCTTCATACATGAACGGGGAGCACGACCTGAGGTTTATGCTTATGGTGTCCGCAATATGTGGAGGTGCTCTGTGGACCGGGGCGACCCCCAGAACAAAGAGGGCAAAGGGCGAATCTTCTGTGGGGATGTAGGCCAGAACAAGTTTGAGGAAATTGACATCATCGAGAAAGGCCGGAACTATGGCTGGAGAGCCAAAGAGGGCTTCTCCTGCTATGATAAAAAGCTGTGTGCCAACAGCTCACTTG ATGATGTCCTGCCTATTTATGCGTACCCTCACAAAATGGGTAAGTCAGTGACTGGTGGCTATGTCTACAGAGGGTGTGAATACCCCAATCTGAATGGCATGTACATATTTGGAGACTTCATGAGTGG CCGTTTGATGAGTCTGCAAGAGGACAGAAATACAGGACAATGGAAGTACAATGAGATCTGTATGGGGCTCGGTCTCACGTGCGCCTTCCCTGGACTCATCAACAATTATCACCAGTACATTATCTCCTTTGCTGAGGATGAAGCTG GCGAGCTGTACTTCATGTCGACTGGAATACCAAGCGCTACGTCACCTTCAGGAGTTGTTTATAAAGTGGTGGATCCCTCAAG aCGTGCTCCTCCGAGACAATGTCACTATGACCCCCTTCCTGTCAGAGTGAAAAGTAACCTCATTGAGTTTGTTCCCCAGGAAA CATTAATCGGTGTTGAGCTACCAAGCAAACACAATGCTGAGCCACAACCCACAGACTCATACGATTGGCTCCAAGAGCTCATTGATCGTCTAGGTGAACTAGGACCAGACCCGACCACCGCTTTGCCAACCACAACTACCACCAAACCACCCAGGCATTCAAGACGAAAAAGCCGGCGCAGAAAGGGAAAACCCAGAGCAGAAATTGTGCCTGAGCTTCAGAACGGAGCTATAAGGCTGGTTGGGGATGAACAAGGCAGCAGCGATCGTGGACGGGTGGAGATCTACGTTAACGGGGAATGGGGTACTGTGTGTGATGACCTGTGGACCACCAAGAATGCTATGGTGGTTTGTCGGCAGTTAGGCTTCCGGTACGCTCTAAAGGCAGCCAAGAACTCAGAGTTTGGAGAGGGGAAGGATCTGCGGATTCTTCTAGATGATGTCCAATGTGATGGGACTGAGTCCAGCCTGCTGGACTGCAGACACGCTGGCGTGGGGACACATAACTGTGCCCATTATGAAGACGCCGGGGTAATCTGTGGAAACTCAGACTACGTTGTAGGAGTCTAA